From Triticum urartu cultivar G1812 chromosome 2, Tu2.1, whole genome shotgun sequence, a single genomic window includes:
- the LOC125536640 gene encoding organic cation/carnitine transporter 2-like: protein MSDTAAAPLLTSHKTRPVKAPSIDDTIETYMGATGALQLLKAVLLAFAWAFDAQQVFISVFTDAEPQWHCTGADASCSAAVASPCALPPGAWAWDRPAVTSVVSEWSLKCAGPALVSLPASSFFAGCLAGGFLLTTLADSLLGRRKMLLVSIVSMSVAGVLTAFSPNVWVYAALRFMSGFGRSMVGTCTLVLSTELVGKRWRDTVCVAGFFCFTLGFLSLPALAYTFREESWRNMYLWTSVPSLCYSILFYFLVQESPRWLLVRGRKQDAIETLQQIASLNGNSITSSFSMLHACTMNNDTAEESGGDSVFATLHSMWERPWALRRLAAIMTASFGVGMVYYGMPLNVGNLGSNLYLSVTYNALAELPSSILSWLLMGRINRRSSVIALTGAAGVWSLACVIIPQGAARMAAELLSFFATCTAFNVIMMYSIELFPTSVRNSAVGLVRQALVLGGVAAPVLVALGRERSFLSFGVFGLVVGCFGMFAACLPETRGKGMSDTMDEEEHKEAAVAACTVDDADCNSDLV from the coding sequence ATGTCTGACACGGCCGCCGCCCCGCTCCTAACAAGCCACAAAACAAGGCCGGTCAAGGCGCCGTCGATCGATGACACCATCGAGACGTACATGGGCGCCACAGGCGCCCTGCAGCTCCTCAAGGCCGTCCTGCTGGCCTTCGCGTGGGCCTTCGACGCGCAGCAGGTGTTCATCTCGGTCTTCACCGACGCCGAGCCGCAGTGGCACTGCACCGGCGCCGACGCGTCCTGCTCGGCCGCCGTGGCCTCGCCGTGCGCGCTCCCGCCCGGCGCGTGGGCGTGGGACCGGCCCGCCGTGACGTCGGTGGTCTCGGAGTGGTCGCTCAAGTGCGCCGGCCCGGCGCTCGTCTCCCTCCCGGCGTCCTCGTTCTTCGCCGGCTGCCTCGCCGGCGGCTTCCTCCTCACGACGCTCGCCGACTCGCTCCTGGGCCGCAGGAAGATGCTGCTCGTGTCCATTGTGTCCATGTCCGTCGCTGGCGTGCTCACCGCGTTCTCGCCGAACGTGTGGGTGTACGCCGCCCTGCGTTTCATGTCCGGGTTCGGCAGGTCCATGGTTGGCACGTGCACGCTCGTCCTCTCCACGGAGCTCGTCGGCAAGAGGTGGCGCGACACGGTGTGCGTGGCGGGGTTCTTCTGCTTCACCCTCGGGTTCCTGTCGCTCCCGGCGCTCGCCTACACGTTCCGGGAGGAATCGTGGCGGAACATGTATCTGTGGACGTCCGTGCCATCCCTCTGCTACTCCATCCTATTCTACTTCCTCGTCCAGGAGTCACCGCGGTGGCTGCTGGTGCGCGGGCGCAAGCAGGACGCCATCGAGACGCTGCAGCAGATCGCTTCGCTCAATGGCAACAGCATCACGTCCAGCTTCTCCATGCTGCACGCCTGCACCATGAACAATGACACGGCGGAGGAGAGCGGCGGCGACAGCGTGTTCGCCACGCTGCACTCGATGTGGGAGCGCCCGTGGGCGCTCCGGAGGCTGGCGGCGATCATGACGGCCAGCTTCGGCGTCGGCATGGTCTACTACGGCATGCCGCTCAACGTCGGCAACCTGGGGTCCAACCTCTACCTGAGCGTCACGTACAACGCGCTGGCCGAGCTGCCGTCGTCCATCCTCTCGTGGCTCCTGATGGGCAGGATCAACCGCCGGAGCTCGGTGATCGCGCTCACCGGGGCGGCGGGGGTGTGGAGCCTCGCGTGCGTCATCATCCCGCAGGGCGCGGCGCGGATGGCCGCGGAGCTGCTCTCCTTCTTCGCGACGTGCACGGCGTTCAACGTCATCATGATGTACTCCATCGAGCTGTTCCCGACGTCGGTGCGCAACTCGGCGGTGGGGCTGGTAAGGCAGGCGCTGGTGCTGGGGGGCGTGGCGGCGCCCGTGCTCGTCGCGCTGGGCCGCGAGAGGAGCTTCTTGTCGTTCGGCGTGTTCGGGCTCGTCGTCGGCTGCTTCGGCATGTTCGCCGCCTGCCTGCCGGAGACGCGGGGGAAGGGCATGTCGGACACCATGgacgaggaggagcacaaggaggcggcggtggccgCCTGCACCGTCGACGATGCGGACTGTAACAGCGACCTCGTGTAA